From Egibacteraceae bacterium, one genomic window encodes:
- a CDS encoding alcohol dehydrogenase catalytic domain-containing protein, with translation MSGSLTADRPERMRAVVCYAPGDYRLEERPVPAPGEVLTRVEAVGICASDLKCYQGAPLFRGDEHRDGCRQPPVIPGHEFVGRVVALGEGAGERDGLRVGNPAVSEQIVPCWTCRYCRREPVTVDWTIVGDTNELDVHGAHWAPTATPSPST, from the coding sequence ATGAGCGGATCACTCACCGCGGACCGCCCCGAGCGCATGCGGGCGGTCGTCTGCTACGCGCCTGGCGACTACCGCCTGGAGGAGCGGCCCGTGCCGGCGCCGGGCGAGGTGCTGACCAGGGTGGAGGCCGTTGGCATCTGCGCCAGCGACCTCAAGTGCTACCAGGGCGCGCCGCTGTTCCGTGGCGACGAGCACCGCGACGGTTGCCGCCAGCCGCCGGTCATCCCCGGCCACGAGTTCGTCGGTCGGGTGGTTGCGCTCGGCGAGGGCGCCGGCGAACGCGACGGGCTGCGCGTCGGCAACCCGGCGGTGTCCGAGCAGATCGTGCCGTGCTGGACGTGCCGGTACTGCCGGCGTGAGCCCGTCACCGTTGACTGGACGATCGTCGGCGACACCAACGAGCTCGACGTCCACGGCGCCCACTGGGCCCCTACTGCTACCCCATCGCCATCGACATGA
- a CDS encoding FGGY family carbohydrate kinase, giving the protein MSQDGLLLGVDIGTQSSKGVLVATDGRVVEQVQRPHGMAHPRPGHFEQDAEEVWWGDFVHLCRELLARDGVDPRAVAAVGVSGIGPCVVPADAAGTPLRPGILYGIDTRAVGEAAWLTDHYGEDAVLAMGRSPLTSQAVGPKLLWLRRHEPDVSAATERFFMASSYVVFRLTGEYTLDHHSASGVNPFYDASRHGTLRGSATSSAGWRCRRCVGRRSRPAPCTPQQPSRPAWPRAPR; this is encoded by the coding sequence GTGAGCCAGGACGGCCTGCTGCTCGGTGTCGACATCGGCACGCAGAGCTCCAAGGGGGTGCTCGTGGCCACCGACGGGCGCGTCGTGGAGCAGGTGCAGCGGCCCCACGGGATGGCGCACCCCCGCCCCGGCCACTTCGAGCAGGACGCCGAGGAGGTGTGGTGGGGCGACTTCGTGCACCTGTGCCGCGAGCTGCTGGCCCGCGACGGTGTGGACCCGCGCGCCGTCGCCGCGGTCGGCGTGAGCGGCATCGGGCCGTGCGTCGTGCCCGCCGACGCCGCCGGCACGCCGCTGCGCCCGGGGATCCTCTACGGCATCGACACCCGGGCGGTCGGCGAGGCGGCCTGGTTGACCGACCACTACGGCGAGGACGCCGTGCTCGCCATGGGCCGCTCGCCGCTGACGAGCCAGGCGGTGGGCCCCAAGCTGCTGTGGCTGCGCCGCCACGAGCCCGACGTGTCGGCCGCCACCGAGCGGTTCTTCATGGCCAGCTCCTACGTCGTGTTCCGCCTCACCGGCGAGTACACCCTGGACCACCACAGCGCCAGCGGCGTCAACCCCTTCTACGACGCCTCCCGCCACGGCACACTCCGTGGGTCGGCGACGTCCTCGGCGGGCTGGCGATGCCGGCGCTGCGTTGGGCGTCGCAGCAGGCCGGCACCGTGCACGCCGCAGCAGCCGAGCAGACCGGCCTGGCCGAGGGCACCCCGGTAA
- a CDS encoding FGGY-family carbohydrate kinase yields MVPRRVVAVGGGTRSDLWPQIVSDVIGLDQDVPRHAVGAPYGDAMLAGLAAGVVGDEVHAWNESVRRMEPTHAHAETYTEVYGVYRRLYENARDELHTLAFLQGDTPTRAW; encoded by the coding sequence ATGGTGCCGCGGCGGGTCGTGGCCGTCGGCGGGGGCACGCGGTCGGACCTGTGGCCCCAGATCGTGTCCGACGTCATCGGGCTGGACCAGGACGTGCCCCGCCACGCCGTCGGGGCCCCCTACGGCGACGCCATGCTCGCCGGCCTGGCCGCCGGCGTGGTCGGTGACGAGGTGCACGCATGGAACGAGTCCGTGCGCCGCATGGAGCCGACCCACGCGCACGCCGAAACCTACACCGAGGTCTACGGCGTCTACCGACGGCTGTACGAGAATGCCCGCGACGAGCTGCACACCCTGGCCTTTTTGCAGGGCGACACGCCTACCCGCGCCTGGTGA